The genomic DNA TTTGAACAGCAGGTACAGCGGAACCAGTCCGCTCGTGAAGCCAAGAATCGAGACGATTCCAAGGGCGCGGACAGGTTCGAGCCCGAGTCGTGCCAGACCGGTCGCGAGTAAGATGAAAAACGGGTATCCTGGGAAATGCGGCTGTAAATTCGCCAAGTCATACTGTCCGACCGCTAACGTGAAGTTGGCGATGTCGTAGCTTGCCACAAACGGACTGACCAGATAAAGGCGTCCGGCGGTGCACACGGAAATCAGAATGATACACATGAAAAAAAGCGATCGTCCACGTTGTTGTGGATGACCGCTTCGAACCGTCACGAGACCTCCTTCAGTTTCTTGACGGTTTTTGGCGCGCGATTTTGACGCATCAACATGAAACCTGCAAAGGCGAAGTATCCCCACCAGGCGAAAACTTGCTCAATGGAGGGATTATGGCTGTAGCCGAACATCGCCCCCATGAACGTTCCGATTTGACCGCTGATCAATGTCGTATTGCCGGTGTCCCTTAAATACTGGACTTGATCGATATAGTGTTCCGGCATGAAAGCCACGATGTTATAAAGGGCGGCCGGTGTACCGTCCGCATTCGTCAACAGACTGCCGAGCAACCCAAGATCCTGGAATCGGCCAATCGTTTGGACGAGCATGCCGGCAGCGATGAACAAGATCAAGACGCCTGTCACTTGGAAAAAGCGTTTGACGGGAATCTTCATCGTACCGGAAACGAACAGGTAACCGAAAATCAAGGCGAGCAGGAGACCGGAGACAGCACCGTAGCTGGTCAGAACCTTCTCGATTTCACCACCTGAAATCGCAGCGAAGAAGAAAACCGTTTCGATTCCTTCCCGGACGATGACAAGGAACGAATGGACGATCATTGTAATCGCACTGCCGGTCGAGACAGCGGCAGCGACTTTCGCTTGCGAGGCCTGCTGGTTTTCCTTTGCCTCCTTGCCCATCCAAAGCACCATATGGGTCAAGAGGAAAACAGAGATGATCATGATCCCAAGACGCAAATACGTATCGCTGCCGAAGCTTGCGAAACTCGTAAAGACGACTTGGAACAAGAAGGCGACACCTAAACTCGCGAGTAAGGCAAGTCCAACACCGGCGTAGACCCATTTTTTATATTGTGGTGCATTGAGCCGATCGAGATAACCGAGAATCAAGCCGACGATCAAGACGGCTTCGAGACATTCGCGAAGGGTGATTAAAAACGCCTGAAAATCCATGTGTCTTCCTCCTTATTGAGCGCGTCGTTTCTTACGCTGACCGATGATGACGATGACGATTAAGATGATGACAAGACTGATGGCGACCGTTTTCCAAATGTCGTCCGTCCCAAAGGATTGACCGAAGATTGAGTCCTCTTCATCGAAGACACCGGTCTTTTCCTCCCCCGGTAAAACGAACAGCGGGGTGACGGTATCTTCAATCTGTTTAATGTTTTGATCAAATGTTTTTCGATCGCTTGCTTTTTTCCCGACTCCAAACAAACCGGGGTTTCCAAGCGCCGCAAGTGAATCATCAAAAGCAGTATACAATGAATCACTTGTCTTTGCACCCTCACTTTCTTTGACGTAAGGAGCGAGCACATCATATGTGCCGCGTGCTTTAGCGAGCAACAACTTGGCCTGTCCGAAATCATCGAATTGTTCTTGTGCAAAGTGCAGACGACGTTCGATGTTTTGACGCAAAGCCACCCGGTAGGCTTGCTTGGCGGCATCGGCATCTTCCTTGGCTAACGACGCATCGATCTTTTCTTTTGCTTCCGGGAAGTAGAGCGTGAATTCCTTATCGTAGGCATCGATGGTTTCTTTGGCTAACGTGTAGTCCTTTTGGTCAAGCTGTTCCTCAAACTGTTTATAAGCTTCCGCGAAAGCTTCCTTTCCTGGATCCCCGTAGCTGTAGGCGAATGCCGGCAACGGTGTAGTGAGCAGGAACAAGAAGGCGATGACGGTGATGAAAAGCGGTTTTCTCATCCAAGATGCTCCTTTCGTTCAAAACGTTCTTCAGACGACAGTGGGACGA from Exiguobacterium sibiricum 7-3 includes the following:
- a CDS encoding FTR1 family iron permease, which translates into the protein MDFQAFLITLRECLEAVLIVGLILGYLDRLNAPQYKKWVYAGVGLALLASLGVAFLFQVVFTSFASFGSDTYLRLGIMIISVFLLTHMVLWMGKEAKENQQASQAKVAAAVSTGSAITMIVHSFLVIVREGIETVFFFAAISGGEIEKVLTSYGAVSGLLLALIFGYLFVSGTMKIPVKRFFQVTGVLILFIAAGMLVQTIGRFQDLGLLGSLLTNADGTPAALYNIVAFMPEHYIDQVQYLRDTGNTTLISGQIGTFMGAMFGYSHNPSIEQVFAWWGYFAFAGFMLMRQNRAPKTVKKLKEVS